Proteins from a single region of Parambassis ranga chromosome 18, fParRan2.1, whole genome shotgun sequence:
- the LOC114451050 gene encoding glycoprotein hormone beta-5-like, with protein sequence MHLHRLSLCLLLLLVAGAAMVCVAVTTTLHGFRGCAVREFSFVAQKPGCKGLRITTEACWGRCHTWERPVPDPPYIHRHHRVCTYSRTRHMTARLPGCQPDVSPLYHYPMALHCHCAVCSTQDTECETF encoded by the exons ATGCATCTTCAtcgtctctccctctgcctACTCCTGCTCCTGGTTGCCGGGGCAGCCatggtgtgtgttgctgtgacaACCACGCTGCATGGTTTCCGAGGCTGCGCCGTACGAGAGTTCTCTTTCGTGGCCCAGAAGCCCGGCTGTAAGGGCCTGCGCATTACCACGGAGGCCTGCTGGGGGCGCTGCCACACCTGGGAG AGACCTGTACCAGACCCCCCCTACATCCACCGTCACCACCGTGTCTGCACATACAGTCGCACCCGCCACATGACTGCCCGGCTGCCGGGCTGCCAGCCTGACGTCTCCCCACTTTACCACTACCCCATGGCTCTGCACTGCCACTGCGCCGTCTGCTCCACGCAGGACACGGAGTGTGAGACCTTCTGA
- the gpha2 gene encoding glycoprotein hormone alpha-2, which translates to MSLCITSHLCLLVLPVMSVLLLFSPVSWSYDSLTPGCHLYPFNVTIRSDRRGTCKGTHLVYACVGYCESSAFPSRYSVLVASNFTHNITSASRCCTITKDAKVKVRLDCPQGRHHDEIEILTAKACRCDMCRKSRY; encoded by the exons ATGTCGCTGTGCATCACCTCCCATCTCTGCCTGCTGGTCCTACCAGTgatgtcagtgctgctgctcttctctcCTGTTAGCTGGAGTTATGATAGCCTCACCCCAGGGTGTCACCTTTACC CATTCAACGTGACCATCCGCAGCGACCGTCGTGGCACGTGTAAAGGCACCCATCTCGTCTACGCCTGTGTGGGCTACTGTGAGTCCAGCGCCTTCCCGTCCAGATACTCTGTCCTGGTGGCCTCCAACTTCACCCACAATATCACCTCTGCCTCACGGTGCTGCACCATTACCAAGGATGCGAAG GTCAAAGTTCGCCTGGACTGCCCTCAGGGTCGCCACCATGACGAAATAGAGATCCTGACGGCAAAGGCGTGTCGCTGCGACATGTGCCGCAAATCCCGTTACTGA